A genomic region of Papaver somniferum cultivar HN1 chromosome 7, ASM357369v1, whole genome shotgun sequence contains the following coding sequences:
- the LOC113297786 gene encoding pentatricopeptide repeat-containing protein At5g48910-like, protein MISLQKPFLLPNNNSSLSSSPLSFLSQSKTIKEIQQFHSLTIKTSHYYFRQSPPLLGILHSCCTIFQSSKNSISIHDVNYTLSLFNQLPILNSSFIYNSLIRALTLVNQPQQAFLLFYSMLHENTDTLLFNKFTFPSLLKSCAQLYGTGEGQQVHGFVLKTGFASDLYVRNSLIYMYAKCGEIESACKVFDEIPVKDKNVVTWNTMISALVNSGDIDSASKLFDEMPERNVVSWNCMIDGCTKQGLLWEAFELFVELQEVSGLEDSTLMSIISLISDLGLLSLAKRVHGYIIRHGFSLEDGLGVALIDMYSKCGNVHNAMEVFKGINNKNVGHWTSIIVGFAAHGYAEASLRLFSEMQKSGAKPNAVTFIGVLNACRHGGLVEEGLKKIKLMRRAYKIEPTIQHYGCLVDLLGRSGFLREAKMVIESMVTEPGPVIWGTLLAACRNHGDIEIGEIALKKLSDLTPDYGGGYVLLSNLYARSGRWEDFGKTRGVVGKRGLEKGPGLSWIEVDGEIHEFVVGDNFHSRSDEIYRLLDGIECKLGWTEL, encoded by the coding sequence ATGATTTCATTGCAGAAACCATTTCTGTTACCCAACAACaattcatcattatcatcatcaccgTTGTCATTTCTATCTCAAAGTAAAACTATCAAAGAAATCCAACAATTTCATTCTCTCACAATCAAAACAAGCCATTATTATTTCCGTCAAAGCCCCCCATTACTTGGAATTCTTCATTCTTGTTGTACTATATTTCagtcttcaaaaaattcaatttcaattcatgATGTTAATTACACTCTTTCTCTATTTAATCAATTACCCATATTGAATTCTTCTTTTATTTACAATTCACTGATTAGAGCACTGACTTTGGTCAATCAACCTCAACAAGCTTTCTTACTCTTCTACTCTATGCTCCATGAAAACACTGATACTCTACTTTTTAATAAATTTACTTTCCCTTCTCTACTTAAATCTTGTGCTCAACTTTATGGTACTGGAGAAGGTCAACAAGTACATGGGTTTGTTCTGAAAACTGGGTTTGCCTCTGATTTATATGTTCGTAATTCTTTAATTTATATGTATGCAAAATGTGGAGAAATTGAGAGTGCTTGTAAAGTGTTTGACGAAATTCCTGTCAAGGATAAGAATGTTGTTACTTGGAATACTATGATCAGTGCATTAGTTAACTCGGGTGATATTGATTCTGCTAGTAAATTGTTTGATGAAATGCCTGAGAGAAATGTTGTGTCGTGGAACTGTATGATTGATGGATGTACTAAACAGGGTTTACTGTGGGAGGCTTTTGAGTTGTTTGTTGAATTGCAGGAGGTTTCAGGTTTGGAAGACTCTACGTTAATGAGCATTATTTCTTTGATTTCTGATCTGGGTCTTCTTAGTTTGGCAAAGAGGGTTCATGGGTATATTATTCGTCATGGGTTCTCACTGGAGGATGGTCTTGGTGTGGCATTGATTGATATGTACTCGAAATGTGGAAATGTACACAATGCCATGGAAGTATTTAAAGGTATCAACAACAAAAATGTGGGTCATTGGACATCGATAATTGTTGGGTTTGCAGCTCATGGATATGCTGAAGCTTCTCTTCGTTTGTTCTCGGAAATGCAAAAGTCAGGGGCAAAGCCTAATGCAGTAACCTTCATTGGTGTCCTGAATGCCTGTAGACATGGCGGTCTAGTGGAAGAAGGGTTAAAGAAAATCAAGCTTATGAGACGAGCATATAAAATAGAGCCTACTATCCAGCATTACGGATGCTTGGTTGATCTTCTAGGACGTTCAGGTTTCCTGAGagaagcaaaaatggtaattgaGAGTATGGTAACGGAACCTGGACCAGTAATTTGGGGCACACTGCTTGCTGCATGTAGGAACCACGGAGATATTGAGATTGGAGAGATTGCATTGAAGAAATTGTCTGATTTAACACCAGATTATGGTGGTGGGTATGTTCTTCTGTCTAATCTGTATGCGAGATCGGGAAGGTGGGAGGATTTTGGGAAAACAAGAGGGGTGGTTGGGAAAAGGGGGTTAGAGAAAGGGCCTGGATTAAGTTGGATAGAAGTGGATGGTGAAATCCATGAATTTGTGGTGGGAGATAATTTTCATTCAAGGAGTGATGAAATCTATAGGTTGTTGGACGGAATTGAGTGTAAGTTGGGATGGACAGAGCTATAA
- the LOC113297785 gene encoding nuclear pore complex protein NUP155-like, with translation MSWEDEIVDKDVKNAGLVISDRINRDVAAQLDLEEALEASRYDTHPYTSQPKEWPPFVEVVDTRELPSVLVERYNASGGEGTALCGIFPEIRRAWATVDNSLFLWRFDKWDGDCPEYSGEEQAICAVGLVKSKPGIFIEAIKYILVIATPLELILVGVFCAGGGDGTDPYAEVSLQPLPEYTIPSDGVTMTCITCTKKGDIFLAGRDGHVYEMQYTTGAGWNKRCRKVCLTAGLASLVSRWVVPNVFKFGAVDPIVEMIVDDERHVLYARTEGMKLQVFDLGADGGGPLKKVTEERNLISQKDAGSRNANRASKPSIVSLSPLSTVESKWLHLVAILSDGKRMYLSTSPSGGSNGNVGRLGGLSSGHQRPCCLKVVATRPPPPLGANRGVTSGALSLAGRSPTEELSLKVETAYSSSGTLMLSDSSTSASSLLLVTRDPSTQSSGGFGFSGRTYGALRESVSSLPIEGRMLSVADVLPFPDTAATVQSLYSDMESCGFEGLVESCERAAGKLWARGELTVQHILSRRRVVVFSTMGMMEVVFNRPVDLLHRLLDSSSPRSVLDGFFERFAAGEAAAMCLLLASKIVHTDYPISRSVSEKAAEAFEDPGFGRMPQVGGSTSLTANGGFGMEQVVQEAEPVFSGAHEGLCLCSSRLLFPIWEIPVVILQRGSGSSDAKCEDGVIVCRLSAGAMQVLESKIRSLEQFIRSRRNQKRGLYGCVVGLGDATGSILYGTSSEIGVSERGGNLFGGYAPNVDSSNGWMSSKRQRRPYSPTELAAMEVRAMECIRQLLLRSGEALFLLQLLSQHNFTRLTQSFDANLRQSLVQLTFRQLVCAEDGDQIATRLISGIMEYYTGTDGRGTVEDISGRLREGCPSYYKESDYKFYLAVECLEKAAVTIDSEEKDHLAREAFSFLTKIPQSADLSTVCKRFEDLRLYEAVVRLPLQKAQALDPAGDAFNEQIDANRRQNALAQRKQCYEIITNALRSLKGETAHRPTVVRSVPDPASHSRYVRQIVQLGVQSPDKAFHEHLYCTLIDLGLENELLEYGGPDLVPFLQNAGHQPAQEAHAASIAASASPGGHLGKAIPSSGVKHLDLLARYYVLKRQHALAAHILLRLAERHSSDAEDVITLDERRQYLSNAVLQAKNSTNSDGLVGGSTHGIFDGQLDMLEGKLAVLRFQMKIKEELEAIASRMEDSPSTPHSAPEDPSFQRNMNTDDNLVNVAREKAKEISLDLKNITQLYNDYAVPFELWEICLEILYFSNYSGDADSSVVRETWAGLIDQALSMGGVAEACSVLKRVGSNVYPGDGAGLPLDTLCLHLEKAALERSVSGAEPVGDEDIARALLAACRGAAEPVMNTYDQLLSNGAILPSPRLRLRLLRSVLVVLREWAMSVLAQRMGTSPIGASLILTGAFFREQTAVLNQGVRDKITSAANRYMTEVRRLSLPQIQTEGVYQGFRELEESLMNPFSLD, from the exons ATGTCTtgggaagatgaaattgttgataaAGATGTGAAGAATGCTGGTTTAGTCATTAGTGATCGTATCAATCGTGATGTTGCAGCGCAACTTGATCTTGAAGAAGCCCTAGAAGCTTCTAGATATGATACTCATCCTTATACATCTCAACCCAAAGAG TGGCCTCCTTTTGTCGAGGTCGTGGATACACGGGAGTTGCCGTCCGTGCTTGTCGAAAGATACAATGCTTCTGGTGGAGAGGGAACTGCTTTATGTGGAATATTTCCAGAGATACGCAGAGCATGGGCTACCGTGGATAACTCATTATTCCTTTGGCGGTTCGATAAGTG GGATGGCGACTGTCCAGAATACAGTGGTGAGGAACAAGCTATTTGTGCCGTCGGCCTAGTCAAGTCAAAGCCAGGAATTTTTATTGAAGCTATCAAATATATCCTAGTCATAGCAACTCCTCTCGAG TTGATTCTGGTTGGAGTATTTTGCGCTGGGGGAGGAGATGGAACGGATCCGTATGCAGAGGTTTCATTACAGCCCTTGCCAGAGTACACAATACCATCTGATGGAGTTACCATGACTTGTATTACATGTACAAAGAAAGGCGATATTTTCTTGGCTGGTCGTGATGGACACGTTTATGAGATGCAATATACAACTGGCGCAGGATGGAATAAGCGTTGTCGTAAGGTTTGCCTTACTGCAGGTTTAGCGAGTCTTGTTTCAAG ATGGGTTGTACCAAATGTGTTCAAATTTGGAGCGGTTGACCCAATTGTTGAGATGATTGTAGATGATGAGAGGCATGTACTTTATGCACGGACTGAAGGTATGAAACTCCAGGTATTTGATTTGGGAGCGGATGGTGGTGGCCCACTTAAGAAAGTTACAGAAGAAAGAAATTTAATCAGTCAGAAAGATGCTGGATCAAGAAATGCTAACCGGGCATCAAAACCATCCATAGTTTCCTTATCTCCCTTATCTACTGTTGAATCAAAGTGGTTGCACCTTGTTGCTATTTTATCAGATGGTAAAAGAATGTACCTTTCAACCAGTCCATCTGGTGGAAGTAACGGAAATGTTGGACGCCTTGGTGGATTAAGTAGTGGACATCAACGGCCATGCTGTTTAAAGGTTGTAGCAACCAGGCCTCCTCCTCCATTAGGAGCCAATAGGGGGGTTACATCAGGAGCTCTATCTCTTGCTGGTAGATCTCCAACTGAAGAACTTTCTTTGAAGGTAGAAACAGCATATTCTTCTTCTGGAACTTTAATGCTTTCAGATTCCTCCACCTCGGCATCCTCTCTTCTGTTGGTGACTCGAGACCCAAGCACACAATCATCTGGTGGTTTTGGGTTTAGTGGGAGGACCTATGGTGCGCTACGTGAATCTGTTTCATCCCTACCTATTGAGGGACGAATGCTTTCTGTTGCCGATGTCTTACCTTTTCCAGATACAGCAGCTACCGTGCAATCACTGTATTCTGACATGGAATCCTGTGGCTTTGAAGGCTTAGTAGAATCATGTGAAAGAGCGGCAGGAAAGTTATGGGCTAGAGGTGAACTAACAGTTCAGCATATTTTATCACGGAGAAGGGTTGTTGTATTTAGCACTATGGGCATGATGGAAGTTGTTTTCAACAGGCCGGTTGACCTTCTGCATAGGCTATTAGATTCCAGTTCACCAAGATCAGTTTTGGATGGTTTCTTTGAACGTTTTGCAGCTGGAGAAGCTGCAGCAATGTGTTTACTGCTGGCGTCAAAGATAGTACACACTGACTACCCTATAAGCAGATCTGTTTCTGAGAAGGCTGCGGAAGCATTTGAGGATCCAGGATTTGGTAGAATGCCACAAGTTGGAGGTAGTACTTCACTGACCGCTAACGGAGGGTTCGGCATGGAGCAGGTTGTTCAAGAGGCTGAGCCTGTGTTTTCTGGTGCACATGAAGGGCTCTGTTTGTGTTCTTCAAGGTTGCTTTTTCCCATTTGGGAAATTCCTGTTGTAATCCTCCAAAGGGGTTCTGGTTCTTCAGATGCCAAATGTGAAGATGGCGTCATTGTCTGCAGACTTTCTGCTGGGGCAATGCAAGTTCTTGAAAGCAAGATTCGTTCCTTAGAGCAGTTTATAAGATCTAGAAGAAACCAAAAGAGGGGTCTTTATGGTTGTGTCGTTGGTTTGGGTGATGCAACTGGTTCCATTTTATACGGAACAAGTTCAGAAATTGGAGTTAGCGAGAGGGGAGGGAATCTGTTTGGTGGTTATGCACCAAATGTTGACTCAAGTAATGGCTGGATGTCTAGTAAACGGCAGAGACGTCCTTATAGTCCCACAGAACTGGCTGCCATGGAG GTGAGGGCAATGGAGTGCATAAGGCAGTTACTTCTTCGATCTGGTGAAGCTCTGTTTCTATTGCAGCTTCTTTCGCAGCATAACTTCACCCGCTTGACTCAGAGTTTTGATGCAAATTTACGACAATCGTTGGTTCAGTTAACTTTTCGCCAGCTAGTTTGTGCTGAAGACGGCGATCAGATAGCTACGAGGCTAATATCTGGGATTATGGAG TATTATACAGGTACAGATGGCAGGGGAACCGTGGAGGATATCAGTGGCAGACTGCGTGAGGGTTGCCCTAGCTATTATAAGGAGTCTGACTACAAATTTTATCTAGCAGTCGAATGTCTAGAGAAAGCTGCAGTCACTATTGACTCGGAAGAGAAGGATCATCTTGCAAGAGAAGCTTTCAGTTTCTTAACTAAAATTCCGCAGTCTGCAGACCTAAGCACCGTATGCAAGCGTTTTGAAGATTTAAG ACTTTATGAAGCTGTGGTCCGGTTACCACTACAAAAAGCGCAGGCTCTAGACCCTGCAGGTGATGCTTTCAATGAACAGATTGATGCAAACAGAAGACAAAACGCCCTAGCTCAGCGTAAGCAGTGTTACGAGATAATCACTAATGCTTTGCGTTCCCTGAAGGGTGAAACTGCGCATAGGCCTACAGTTGTTCGTTCAGTCCCTGATCCTGCCTCCCACAGTAGATACGTTCGTCAAATTGTTCAGCTTGGTGTGCAGTCCCCTGATAAAGCATTTCACGAGCACTTATATTGCACACTGATTGATCTCGGCCTTGAGAATGAATTACTGGAGTATGGGGGTCCTGATTTGGTTCCTTTCCTGCAGAATGCGGGTCACCAACCAGCACAAGAG GCTCATGCTGCTTCTATAGCTGCATCAGCTTCTCCTGGGGGTCATTTGGGGAAAGCTATCCCTTCATCTGGAGTCAAGCACCTTGACCTTCTAGCACGGTACTATGTTTTGAAACGGCAACATGCTCTTGCAGCTCACATATTGTTAAGACTCGCAGAAAGGCATTCCAGTGATGCTGAGGATGTAATTACACTAGACGAGAG GCGTCAGTACCTCAGTAATGCAGTTCTGCAAGCAAAGAACTCTACCAACAGTGATGGTTTAGTTGGTGGCTCAACTCATGGTATTTTCGATGGTCAGCTAGATATGCTCGAAGGAAAGCTTGCTGTTCTTCGGTTTCAAATGAAAATCAAAGAGGAACTAGAAGCAATAGCGTCAAGGATGGAGGATTCACCTAGTACACCTCACTCTGCTCCGGAAGACCCTTCTTTTCAGAGGAACATGAATACCGATGACAATCTCGTAAACGTTGCACGAGAAAAAGCCAAGGAGATATCGTTGGATTTGAAGAACATCACTCAGTTGTATAATGACTATGCAGTTCCATTTGAGCTTTGGGAG ATATGCTTGGAAATTTTATACTTTTCCAACTATTCTGGGGATGCGGATAGTAGTGTTGTTCGAGAAACTTGGGCTGGACTTATTGATCAAGCTTTATCGATGGGTGGAGTTGCTGAGGCTTGTTCTGTCTTAAAGCGGGTTGGATCTAATGTGTATCCTGGAGATGGAGCTGGATTACCGCTGGATACACTATGTCTCCACCTCGAAAAAGCTGCATTG GAGAGATCAGTTTCGGGAGCTGAGCCAGTTGGAGATGAAGATATTGCTAGAGCTCTTCTTGCAGCTTGTAGGGGTGCAGCGGAGCCCGTGATGAACACCTATGATCAATTGCTCTCAAATGGAGCTATTCTTCCATCACCAAGACTTAGGTTGCGTCTTCTCAGATCAGTTCTTGTGGTCCTCCGTGAATGGGCAATGTCGGTACTTGCACAGAGGATGGGAACAAGCCCTATTGGGGCTTCCCTTATATTAACTGGAGCATTCTTCAGGGAACAAACGGCTGTTCTAAACCAAGGTGTCCGAGACAAAATTACAAGTGCTGCAAACAG ATATATGACTGAGGTGCGGCGACTATCTCTTCCGCAAATCCAAACTGAGGGAGTCTACCAAGGTTTTCGGGAACTTGAAGAGTCATTAATGAACCCATTTTCTTTAGATTAG